The following are from one region of the Aulosira sp. FACHB-615 genome:
- a CDS encoding type II toxin-antitoxin system death-on-curing family toxin: MGLRDEGLLDSAIYQPQATFAGEFLHPTIVEQAAAYLFHITHNHAFVDGNKRTAFDVMVTFLNINDYELNMSPEKAYELTMQVAENIMSKEELIELLKNYITELL; the protein is encoded by the coding sequence TTGGGTCTACGCGATGAAGGCTTGCTAGATTCCGCTATTTATCAACCCCAAGCTACTTTTGCAGGTGAATTTTTACATCCTACAATTGTTGAACAAGCAGCAGCATACTTATTTCATATTACTCATAACCATGCTTTTGTAGATGGTAATAAGCGGACTGCTTTTGACGTGATGGTGACATTTTTGAACATAAATGATTATGAATTGAATATGTCACCAGAAAAAGCTTATGAATTAACAATGCAAGTCGCTGAAAATATCATGAGTAAGGAAGAGCTAATTGAATTACTGAAAAATTATATTACAGAACTCCTTTAA
- the bchH gene encoding magnesium chelatase subunit H, with the protein MKRIVLIAGFESFNADLYRKAAAVAESRCPDLDIRVFSDRDIISKRAEVETALDGAEVFFGSLLFDYDQVVWLRDRLTQVPIRLVFESALELMSLTKLGDFAIGDKPKGMPKPVKFILDKFSNGREEDKLAGYISFLKIGPKLLKFVPVQKVQDLRNWLIIYGYWNAGGPENVAALFWTLAEKYLGLKVGDIPPPVETPNMGLLHPDYQGFFASPRQYLEWYKTCRDVVYNVSTKPIVGILLYRKHVITKQPYIPQLIRRFEAAGLIPLPIFINGVEGHVAVRDWMTTDYEQQQRQLNNIETPSLSQDAVKVDAIVSTIGFPLVGGPAGSMEAGRQVEVAKRILTAKNVPYIVAAPLLIQDIHSWTRQGVGGLQSVVLYALPELDGAIDTVPLGGLVGENIYLVPERVQRLIGRVKSWVALRQTPASERKIAIILYGFPPGYGAAGTAALLNVPRSLIKFLHALKDQGYNVGDIPEDGEELIRQVKAADEEMEKWEVNKPFPDSANTVNARTLEKWLGYLRTSRVEKQWKSLTGSGIKTYGEELHIGGIQLGNVWIGLQPPLGIQGDPMRLMFERDLTPHPQYAAFYKWLQNELQADAVVHFGMHGTVEWLPGSPLGNTGYSWSDILLGDLPNLYIYAANNPSESILAKRRGYGVLISHNVPPYGRAGLYKELVALRDLIAEYREDPKKNYVLKEGICKKIVDTGLDVDCPFEDAKKLGIPFTPENIRMFSAHAFDDYLVKLYEYLQVLENRLFSSGLHTLGEAPNEEEMAAYLEAYFGSEPPSRQERQEEEVEIRDLLERTTDELTNLLRGLNGEYIPPAPGGDLLRDGAGVLPTGRNIHALDPYRMPSPAAYERGREIAQKIIAQHLQEHGKYPETVAVLLWGLDAIKTKGESLGILLELVGAEPVKEGTGRIVRYELKPLAEVGHPRIDVLGNLSGIFRDSFVNIIELLDDLFFRAAEADESEEENFIRKHALALKAQGVENASARLFSNPAGDFGSLVNDRVVDGNWESGEELGNTWQSRNVFSYGRQDKGQARPEVLNQLLKTSDRIVQEIDSVEYGLTDIQEYYANTGGLKKAAEKQGGKKVTTSFVESFSKDTTPRNLEDLLRMEYRTKLLNPKWAQAMANQGSGGAFEISQRMTALIGWGGTADFKDDWVYDQAADTYALDPEMAEKLRQANPEAFRNIISRMLEASGRGFWEADQDKLDKLRQLYELTDEELEGVTV; encoded by the coding sequence ATGAAACGGATCGTCTTAATTGCTGGGTTTGAATCGTTCAACGCTGACTTATACAGGAAAGCGGCTGCTGTGGCTGAATCTCGCTGTCCTGATTTAGACATTCGCGTGTTTAGCGATCGCGATATTATCAGTAAGCGTGCGGAAGTAGAAACAGCACTAGATGGCGCTGAGGTATTTTTTGGCAGCTTATTATTTGATTATGACCAAGTTGTGTGGCTGCGCGATCGCCTTACCCAAGTTCCCATCCGGCTTGTGTTTGAGTCAGCCTTGGAATTGATGAGTTTAACCAAATTGGGAGACTTTGCCATTGGTGACAAACCCAAAGGAATGCCCAAACCAGTTAAATTCATCCTCGACAAATTCAGCAACGGACGCGAAGAAGACAAACTCGCAGGTTACATCAGTTTCTTAAAAATCGGCCCGAAACTTTTAAAATTCGTTCCAGTGCAGAAAGTCCAAGACTTACGCAACTGGTTAATTATCTACGGTTACTGGAATGCAGGCGGCCCCGAAAACGTCGCCGCATTATTCTGGACACTCGCAGAAAAATACCTCGGCTTAAAAGTCGGCGACATTCCCCCACCAGTCGAAACCCCCAACATGGGATTACTGCATCCCGACTATCAAGGCTTTTTTGCATCACCTCGCCAATATTTGGAATGGTATAAAACCTGTAGAGACGTTGTATACAACGTCTCTACAAAACCCATCGTCGGCATATTGCTTTACCGTAAACACGTCATCACCAAACAACCATATATTCCCCAACTAATTCGCCGCTTTGAAGCAGCTGGTTTAATTCCCTTACCCATTTTCATCAACGGCGTAGAGGGACACGTAGCAGTACGGGATTGGATGACAACCGACTACGAACAGCAACAACGGCAACTTAATAATATTGAAACTCCCTCACTTTCCCAAGATGCAGTTAAAGTTGATGCCATAGTTTCTACCATTGGTTTTCCTTTAGTCGGCGGCCCGGCTGGTTCAATGGAAGCAGGACGGCAAGTAGAAGTAGCCAAGCGTATCCTCACAGCGAAAAATGTGCCTTATATTGTCGCCGCACCATTATTAATCCAAGATATCCATTCTTGGACACGCCAAGGTGTCGGCGGCTTACAAAGTGTAGTTTTATATGCCCTACCAGAACTCGACGGGGCTATTGATACCGTTCCCCTCGGCGGTTTGGTTGGCGAAAATATTTATCTGGTTCCTGAACGGGTACAGCGATTAATTGGTAGAGTCAAAAGCTGGGTTGCTTTACGCCAAACACCAGCATCGGAACGGAAAATTGCCATTATTTTATATGGTTTCCCTCCTGGTTATGGTGCAGCCGGCACAGCTGCATTGTTAAATGTGCCTCGCAGTCTAATTAAATTCCTTCACGCACTTAAAGACCAAGGTTATAACGTTGGCGACATCCCAGAAGATGGGGAAGAATTAATTCGCCAAGTGAAAGCAGCTGATGAAGAGATGGAAAAATGGGAAGTAAATAAACCTTTTCCTGATTCAGCCAATACTGTTAACGCCCGAACATTAGAAAAATGGTTGGGATATCTCCGCACATCTCGCGTTGAAAAACAATGGAAATCTTTAACAGGAAGCGGGATTAAAACCTATGGTGAGGAACTGCACATTGGCGGTATACAGCTAGGAAATGTCTGGATAGGTTTACAACCACCGTTAGGCATTCAAGGCGACCCGATGCGGTTAATGTTTGAACGCGATTTAACACCCCATCCTCAATATGCGGCTTTTTATAAATGGTTGCAAAATGAGTTACAAGCTGACGCGGTGGTTCACTTTGGAATGCACGGTACTGTGGAATGGTTGCCGGGTTCGCCTTTAGGAAATACAGGTTATTCTTGGTCAGATATTTTGTTAGGTGATTTGCCCAATCTATATATATATGCGGCGAATAATCCTTCGGAGTCAATTTTGGCAAAGCGTCGCGGTTATGGTGTGTTAATTTCGCACAATGTACCGCCTTATGGTCGTGCAGGTTTGTATAAGGAATTGGTGGCGTTGCGCGATTTAATTGCGGAGTATCGAGAAGACCCGAAAAAGAATTATGTGCTGAAGGAAGGGATTTGTAAAAAAATTGTTGATACGGGTTTAGATGTTGATTGTCCGTTTGAGGATGCGAAAAAGTTGGGCATTCCTTTTACGCCAGAAAATATCAGAATGTTTAGCGCCCATGCTTTTGATGATTATCTGGTGAAGTTGTACGAATATTTGCAGGTTTTAGAAAATCGGCTGTTTTCTTCTGGGCTGCATACTTTGGGTGAAGCCCCAAATGAGGAGGAGATGGCGGCGTATTTGGAGGCTTATTTTGGTAGCGAACCGCCAAGTCGCCAAGAACGCCAAGAGGAAGAGGTAGAGATAAGAGATTTACTGGAGAGAACTACGGATGAGTTAACAAATCTGTTGCGGGGGTTGAATGGGGAGTATATTCCGCCTGCGCCTGGTGGTGATTTGTTGCGTGATGGTGCTGGGGTTTTACCAACGGGGAGAAATATTCATGCGTTAGATCCTTATAGAATGCCTTCGCCTGCGGCGTATGAAAGAGGTAGGGAAATTGCCCAGAAAATTATCGCCCAGCATTTACAAGAACATGGGAAATATCCTGAGACGGTGGCGGTGTTGTTGTGGGGTTTAGATGCAATTAAAACTAAGGGTGAGTCGTTAGGAATTCTGCTGGAGTTGGTTGGCGCTGAACCTGTGAAGGAAGGTACTGGCCGAATTGTCCGTTATGAATTGAAACCTTTGGCTGAGGTGGGACATCCCCGCATTGATGTGTTGGGTAATTTGTCAGGAATTTTCCGCGATAGTTTTGTGAATATCATCGAATTGTTGGATGACTTGTTTTTCCGTGCGGCTGAGGCGGATGAGTCGGAAGAAGAGAATTTTATTCGGAAACACGCTTTAGCTTTAAAGGCGCAAGGTGTAGAAAATGCTTCAGCAAGGTTATTTTCTAATCCTGCGGGTGATTTTGGTTCTTTGGTAAATGATAGGGTTGTCGATGGTAATTGGGAATCTGGGGAAGAGTTAGGTAACACTTGGCAAAGCCGCAATGTGTTTAGCTACGGGAGACAAGATAAAGGCCAGGCTAGACCAGAGGTGTTGAATCAGTTGTTAAAAACGAGCGATCGCATCGTCCAAGAAATTGATTCGGTAGAATATGGTTTAACCGATATTCAGGAATATTACGCCAACACAGGTGGTTTGAAAAAAGCAGCCGAAAAACAAGGCGGTAAAAAGGTAACTACCAGCTTTGTGGAAAGTTTTTCTAAAGACACCACCCCCCGCAACCTAGAAGATTTGCTGCGGATGGAATATCGCACAAAATTACTCAATCCCAAATGGGCGCAAGCAATGGCCAATCAAGGTTCTGGCGGCGCGTTTGAAATTTCGCAACGAATGACAGCCTTAATTGGTTGGGGTGGTACTGCCGATTTTAAAGATGATTGGGTATATGACCAAGCCGCAGATACCTACGCTTTAGACCCAGAAATGGCTGAGAAATTACGCCAAGCCAACCCCGAAGCTTTCCGCAATATTATTAGCCGAATGTTAGAAGCATCGGGGCGCGGTTTCTGGGAAGCTGATCAAGATAAGTTGGATAAGTTGCGTCAGTTATATGAATTAACTGATGAAGAGTTAGAAGGCGTGACAGTTTAG